In one Candidatus Nitronereus thalassa genomic region, the following are encoded:
- a CDS encoding uracil-DNA glycosylase, translating into MSGLQVLHQTITDCTLCPRLTTYRRRIAQTKVKRFQEWEYWGRPIPGFGDPKAQLFVLGLAPAAHGGNRTGRVFTGDRSGDWLYEALHQFGFSTQAEATHRGDGLKLHNCYVGVALRCAPPDNKPTKEEFNTCRPYLQEELRLLPNITVVVALGKIAFDEYLKASQALGHSLRKPLPKFGHGSVHSTPWGVTLLGSYHPSQQNTFTGRLTRPMFHGVFHHAKKLIDP; encoded by the coding sequence ATGTCAGGCTTGCAGGTTTTACACCAGACGATTACGGATTGCACCCTTTGCCCTCGATTAACCACCTACCGTCGAAGGATTGCCCAAACCAAGGTCAAACGGTTTCAAGAGTGGGAATATTGGGGCCGACCGATTCCAGGGTTTGGCGATCCCAAAGCCCAACTATTTGTTCTCGGATTGGCTCCAGCCGCCCATGGCGGCAATCGTACTGGGCGCGTATTCACTGGAGACCGAAGTGGGGATTGGCTCTACGAAGCCCTTCACCAATTTGGATTTTCGACTCAAGCCGAAGCCACTCATCGAGGCGATGGCCTCAAGCTCCACAATTGCTATGTCGGGGTGGCCCTACGCTGCGCCCCACCGGATAATAAACCCACGAAAGAAGAATTCAACACATGTCGTCCCTATTTGCAGGAAGAGCTTCGACTGTTACCAAACATTACGGTTGTGGTAGCGTTGGGGAAAATTGCCTTCGATGAATATCTGAAAGCATCCCAGGCACTAGGGCATTCACTCCGCAAGCCCTTGCCAAAGTTTGGACATGGATCGGTGCATTCCACCCCCTGGGGAGTGACACTCCTGGGATCCTATCATCCAAGTCAACAAAATACCTTCACGGGGCGACTGACTCGCCCGATGTTTCACGGGGTATTTCATCATGCAAAGAAGTTGATCGACCCATAA
- the pgl gene encoding 6-phosphogluconolactonase: protein MNSPNSNVCVYPTLQALTTAAAEHVIHQASLAINLRKKFTIALAGGSTPKNLYALLASPEYRTRLDWEKVEFFWGDERHVPPDHADSNYRMAHEAILGPLQIPETHIHRIQGELADAQEAANRYESLLRNRLASTDSAIPQLDLVLLGMGPDGHTASLFPGTDAVHESTRLVVAPWVEKFQTFRITMTPALINHAYQVTFLISGGEKAQVLREVKEGPYQPDALPSQVIKPLSGHLTWLLDQEAASNLSTQQSD from the coding sequence ATGAATTCCCCGAACTCAAACGTATGCGTTTATCCCACCCTTCAAGCCCTCACGACGGCCGCAGCAGAGCATGTGATTCATCAGGCCTCCCTCGCCATAAACCTTCGAAAAAAGTTTACAATTGCGCTGGCTGGAGGTTCGACTCCTAAGAATCTCTATGCATTGCTAGCAAGCCCTGAGTATCGAACCCGCCTCGATTGGGAAAAGGTAGAATTTTTCTGGGGTGACGAACGACATGTCCCACCCGACCATGCCGACAGTAATTATCGAATGGCTCATGAAGCCATACTAGGACCTCTCCAAATTCCCGAAACCCATATACATCGAATACAGGGCGAACTAGCAGATGCCCAGGAAGCTGCGAATCGGTATGAGTCATTGCTTCGGAATCGACTGGCGTCGACTGATTCTGCTATTCCCCAGCTTGACTTGGTTTTGTTAGGGATGGGACCAGATGGGCATACCGCCTCCCTATTTCCTGGAACGGATGCGGTTCATGAATCAACCCGGTTAGTCGTGGCCCCTTGGGTAGAAAAATTTCAGACGTTTCGGATTACGATGACTCCTGCGTTGATTAACCACGCTTATCAGGTCACCTTTCTCATTTCCGGAGGGGAAAAAGCCCAAGTGCTTCGAGAGGTCAAAGAAGGGCCGTATCAACCAGATGCGCTACCTTCCCAGGTAATAAAACCTCTATCCGGGCATTTAACTTGGCTCCTTGACCAGGAGGCCGCAAGCAACCTCTCAACACAACAATCTGACTGA
- a CDS encoding methyltransferase domain-containing protein has translation MESEVITKAVSERYAHAVTNGEEMCCPTGYDHEDLRSFIPEPVLKVSYGCGTPVGLSTVQPGETVLDIGSGGGIDCFEASRRVGPTGRVIGIDMTDEMLALARTHAPTVAKNLGYAESNVDFRKGQAEAMPVKNEDVDLIVSNCVINLSPDKPKVFQEMFRILRPGGRFSISDIVSDHSIPNYMIHDKEKWGDCLSGALPLHEYWGGLRAAGFLGIHQVNLIPWRVIDGIHFLSITLTGYKLTTPTTTASKFATLKGPFSQITDELGQTFTRGIPESINPQTATLLQTPLYENLFVFSETPEKLTESDPRWSSILPEDSDCMWAGDFAMLTGPCLEARDDDGHTFHCGVPLEICSKTHRVLQHGAYQPYFGVINRAMQPSSHEAIICEPTGGCC, from the coding sequence ATGGAATCCGAAGTGATTACTAAAGCTGTCAGTGAACGATATGCCCATGCGGTGACCAATGGAGAAGAAATGTGCTGTCCTACTGGCTATGACCACGAAGACTTGCGTTCCTTTATTCCCGAACCCGTCCTCAAGGTTTCCTATGGCTGTGGCACGCCAGTAGGACTTTCCACGGTACAACCCGGGGAAACGGTTTTGGATATTGGTTCCGGAGGAGGGATCGATTGTTTCGAGGCTTCTCGACGCGTCGGGCCAACCGGACGAGTCATCGGCATTGACATGACAGATGAAATGCTTGCCCTGGCCCGCACCCATGCGCCCACCGTTGCGAAAAATCTTGGCTATGCTGAATCGAATGTGGATTTCCGAAAAGGGCAAGCCGAAGCCATGCCCGTTAAAAATGAAGACGTTGATCTGATTGTTTCGAATTGCGTGATCAACCTATCTCCAGACAAGCCTAAAGTGTTTCAGGAAATGTTCCGTATTCTCCGACCGGGAGGGCGGTTTTCCATTTCGGATATCGTTTCCGATCACTCCATTCCCAACTATATGATTCACGATAAAGAAAAATGGGGAGACTGTCTTTCTGGTGCCCTTCCACTCCATGAATATTGGGGAGGGCTCCGTGCGGCAGGATTTTTAGGTATTCATCAGGTAAATCTCATTCCATGGCGGGTCATTGACGGAATTCATTTTCTCTCGATCACCTTGACAGGCTACAAACTCACTACCCCGACAACCACAGCTTCAAAATTTGCGACACTCAAAGGCCCATTTAGCCAAATCACGGATGAGCTCGGACAAACCTTTACGCGAGGCATACCTGAATCTATCAATCCTCAAACCGCGACACTTCTTCAAACCCCGCTCTATGAGAATTTGTTCGTATTCTCCGAAACACCTGAAAAACTCACAGAGTCCGATCCACGATGGTCAAGTATTCTGCCAGAGGACAGCGACTGTATGTGGGCCGGAGACTTTGCGATGCTGACCGGCCCATGTCTCGAAGCGCGCGATGATGATGGCCATACCTTCCACTGCGGAGTTCCTTTAGAAATTTGTTCAAAGACCCATCGGGTCTTACAGCATGGAGCCTACCAACCATACTTTGGAGTGATTAATCGCGCTATGCAGCCAAGCTCGCATGAAGCCATTATTTGCGAACCAACTGGCGGGTGTTGTTAG
- the arsS gene encoding arsenosugar biosynthesis radical SAM (seleno)protein ArsS (Some members of this family are selenoproteins.): MKNIPLVAPTSPADLETKGTSFPQTLSDHGLSPLIAKDIRSLQINIGKLCNQTCSHCHVDAGPTRTENMTLDTIKAILSVVKKHPSIATIDITGGAPEMNPHFEFLVEECRALERKVIDRCNLTVFFVKGKSQLPMFLAKHQVEVVASLPCYSQDNVDQQRGKGVFDRSIAALQQLNQLGYGKEGTGLILNLVYNPLGSNLPPQQHKLELDYKHELRTQFGIEFNQLLTITNMPISRFLDDLRRTGQMDAYMDLLINNFNADSADRVMCRTLLSVGWDGRLYDCDFHQMLDIPLADGLPQTIQEFQFQPLGNRPIVMAQHCFGCTAGAGSSCGGSLL; this comes from the coding sequence ATGAAGAATATCCCCCTGGTTGCCCCAACTTCCCCTGCTGATTTGGAAACAAAGGGAACTTCCTTCCCGCAAACGTTGTCTGATCATGGACTTTCCCCGTTAATCGCCAAGGATATAAGGTCCCTACAGATCAATATCGGAAAGCTGTGCAACCAGACATGCTCTCATTGTCATGTGGATGCGGGACCGACACGGACGGAAAACATGACGCTCGACACCATCAAAGCCATCCTTTCCGTCGTCAAAAAACATCCGAGCATTGCCACCATTGATATCACTGGCGGGGCTCCTGAGATGAATCCCCATTTTGAATTTTTGGTGGAAGAATGCCGCGCTTTAGAACGAAAAGTCATTGACCGCTGCAATCTCACGGTATTTTTCGTGAAAGGCAAATCCCAATTACCAATGTTTCTCGCGAAACACCAGGTAGAAGTTGTGGCCTCACTGCCCTGTTATTCACAAGACAATGTGGATCAACAACGCGGGAAGGGAGTGTTTGATCGAAGTATTGCCGCATTACAACAACTCAATCAATTGGGATATGGCAAGGAAGGGACAGGATTGATTTTGAATTTGGTCTACAATCCTTTAGGATCAAATCTTCCGCCTCAACAGCATAAACTCGAACTCGATTATAAGCATGAGCTCCGGACTCAGTTCGGTATCGAGTTTAACCAGTTATTAACAATCACCAATATGCCAATCAGCCGTTTTCTGGATGACCTGAGACGCACAGGCCAGATGGATGCCTACATGGATCTCCTCATCAACAACTTCAATGCCGATTCTGCCGATAGAGTGATGTGCCGGACATTATTAAGTGTGGGTTGGGACGGGAGGCTGTATGATTGCGATTTCCATCAGATGCTCGATATCCCCTTAGCGGATGGATTGCCTCAGACGATTCAGGAATTTCAATTTCAACCCCTTGGAAATCGTCCCATTGTCATGGCCCAGCATTGCTTCGGTTGCACCGCTGGGGCCGGCTCTTCTTGTGGCGGGTCACTTCTCTAA
- a CDS encoding YHS domain-containing protein, whose product MWRIIIILVLLIILFFMVRTSLREFFGKKKPDPALPAKDVMVQDPVCKSYIPAGDAIGEKVGGQQYYFCSDDCAGKFKSYMSGKG is encoded by the coding sequence ATGTGGCGGATCATCATTATTCTGGTACTACTCATTATACTTTTTTTCATGGTTCGAACTTCTCTGCGAGAATTTTTTGGAAAAAAGAAACCTGATCCGGCGTTGCCTGCCAAAGATGTGATGGTGCAGGACCCAGTGTGTAAATCTTATATTCCGGCTGGTGACGCCATCGGCGAAAAAGTTGGGGGACAACAATATTATTTTTGCAGCGACGACTGTGCCGGGAAATTTAAAAGTTACATGTCCGGGAAGGGATAA
- a CDS encoding cyclase family protein — MNIPVFSRLILIVGSLALLTSCATAQPRIIDLTYSFDEQTVYWPKNQHFHRQDTARGMTPKGYWYASGTFSASEHGGTHLDAPVHFALDGQSIDQIPVESLVGPAVVLDIREGCRLNTDYELTVQDIHLWETQFGLIEPNDLVLIRTGWGKHWPDPQHYLGSATPDNPTTLHFPGVSAEAMAFLVHDRQIRGLGIDTASIDPGQSRDFQAHQILSAANRYALENVAYLDQLPTRGATVYALPIKIKNGTGGPVRLIAVIPK, encoded by the coding sequence ATGAATATTCCCGTGTTTTCCCGACTCATTTTGATCGTTGGTAGCTTGGCACTTCTTACGAGCTGTGCCACAGCCCAGCCTCGAATCATTGACCTTACCTACTCTTTTGACGAACAGACGGTGTATTGGCCTAAGAACCAACATTTTCATCGACAAGATACAGCCAGAGGCATGACCCCAAAAGGCTATTGGTATGCCTCAGGAACATTCTCTGCTTCAGAGCATGGAGGGACCCATCTCGACGCGCCCGTACATTTCGCGTTGGATGGACAGAGTATCGATCAAATTCCCGTGGAAAGCCTTGTGGGCCCTGCCGTTGTTCTCGATATTCGAGAGGGGTGTCGGCTTAATACTGACTACGAACTCACCGTTCAAGACATCCATCTTTGGGAAACACAATTTGGTCTCATAGAACCCAATGACTTGGTTTTGATTCGCACGGGATGGGGCAAACATTGGCCAGATCCCCAACACTATCTCGGCAGTGCCACACCCGACAACCCTACGACTTTACATTTTCCTGGAGTGTCAGCCGAAGCTATGGCCTTCCTGGTCCACGATCGTCAGATTCGGGGGCTAGGCATTGATACGGCGAGTATCGATCCGGGCCAATCAAGAGATTTTCAGGCACATCAAATTTTAAGTGCCGCCAATCGGTATGCACTAGAGAATGTGGCATACCTCGATCAACTTCCCACTCGAGGCGCCACGGTCTATGCTTTACCGATCAAGATTAAAAACGGGACTGGCGGCCCTGTTCGACTGATTGCTGTAATCCCAAAATGA
- a CDS encoding MoaD/ThiS family protein, whose amino-acid sequence MINISLMGQLETADGERSLACEIEDAMPVKLLLQKQGRKLRQVTRLLREKKVMVTVNRRVASEDTQVYDGDEISLVAHDGMSTKGLGPSFYE is encoded by the coding sequence ATGATCAATATTTCTCTGATGGGACAATTAGAAACGGCCGATGGTGAGCGAAGCCTGGCCTGTGAAATTGAAGACGCCATGCCAGTCAAACTCCTGCTACAAAAACAGGGACGTAAGCTTCGTCAAGTCACTCGGTTGTTACGGGAAAAAAAGGTCATGGTCACAGTGAATCGACGCGTGGCCAGCGAAGATACTCAGGTGTACGATGGAGACGAGATCAGTCTAGTGGCCCATGACGGGATGAGCACGAAAGGTTTGGGGCCGTCGTTTTATGAATGA
- a CDS encoding HU family DNA-binding protein — protein MGKAMTKSQIADHLAGKSGVTKKTATEILDNLAALAYKEAKNAFTLPGIGKLVLSHRKARTGRNPQTGEPIKIPAKKVVKFRVAKAAKDSILGKK, from the coding sequence ATGGGAAAAGCCATGACAAAGTCCCAGATCGCTGATCACCTTGCTGGTAAATCTGGTGTGACGAAGAAGACTGCAACAGAGATACTAGACAATTTGGCGGCACTGGCTTACAAGGAGGCCAAAAATGCCTTCACCCTTCCAGGGATTGGAAAGCTTGTCTTGTCTCACCGCAAGGCTCGAACTGGTCGGAATCCCCAAACTGGGGAACCGATTAAGATTCCTGCTAAGAAAGTGGTCAAATTCCGAGTAGCCAAGGCAGCGAAGGATTCTATTCTCGGCAAGAAGTAA
- a CDS encoding amidohydrolase family protein, which yields MIIFSNIQKLYDGTSASTQAIHEGVDLWMDEGKVHALKPHDSQGPNGSDIRRVDCSSYIVTPGLIDCHSHVTVVGIRHEDMDTMNTQAGLLYTEKILFTTLVNGGVTTVRDVGGATHFVKRMVDEGMIIGPRMKIAICMLSTTGGHADFRGTDRCHAAVSRLWPPGPGQPSNIVDGPWDCRKRVREIAACGGDLVKICTSPGVISPSDHLEHRDFTQAEVEAICDEAAGRGLMVAAHAHSKSGIRLAIDCGVQDIQHISFMDQDLAERAFAKGCTVTPTSWISRSLSGAEGMSPFVMEKVQQVAAVHAEAVRIAHVSGLKMLTGTDPILPNMHGRNYMEIVSLMEDGLSSLSAWYAGTGLAAERIGQEDTGSIVPGKRADLLFCCHDVINKPALFDQNALVEVVKDGVGYRGAISEIPQRTFGTTVCDSLVPS from the coding sequence ATGATTATTTTTTCGAATATCCAAAAATTGTATGACGGGACTTCTGCCTCCACCCAGGCTATTCATGAGGGGGTGGATCTGTGGATGGATGAGGGAAAAGTACATGCACTCAAGCCGCATGATTCTCAGGGCCCCAATGGGTCTGACATTCGCCGAGTGGATTGTTCTTCGTACATCGTGACCCCAGGACTTATTGATTGTCATAGCCATGTGACAGTGGTGGGGATTCGTCACGAAGATATGGATACGATGAATACGCAGGCAGGTTTGTTGTATACGGAGAAAATTTTATTTACCACGCTCGTAAATGGTGGAGTTACAACGGTTCGGGATGTCGGCGGAGCGACGCATTTTGTTAAGCGCATGGTGGATGAAGGCATGATCATTGGCCCACGGATGAAAATTGCTATCTGTATGCTGTCTACCACGGGTGGGCATGCGGATTTTCGTGGGACGGATCGATGTCATGCCGCTGTGTCGCGGTTATGGCCCCCTGGTCCTGGTCAGCCTTCTAACATTGTGGATGGGCCTTGGGACTGTCGAAAGCGCGTCAGGGAGATCGCGGCCTGTGGAGGTGATTTGGTCAAGATTTGCACGAGCCCGGGTGTGATTTCGCCTTCGGACCATTTAGAGCATCGTGATTTTACTCAAGCGGAAGTGGAGGCCATCTGTGATGAAGCGGCGGGGCGAGGTCTCATGGTGGCCGCTCATGCCCATAGCAAAAGCGGGATCCGGTTGGCCATCGACTGTGGAGTTCAAGATATCCAACATATTTCCTTCATGGATCAGGATCTGGCCGAGCGTGCCTTTGCCAAAGGATGTACGGTCACTCCGACATCTTGGATTAGCCGGTCGTTATCGGGCGCCGAGGGCATGAGTCCCTTTGTCATGGAGAAGGTGCAACAGGTGGCTGCCGTTCATGCGGAAGCGGTTCGCATTGCACATGTTAGTGGGTTAAAAATGTTGACCGGTACCGATCCCATTTTGCCAAACATGCATGGGCGGAACTATATGGAAATTGTCTCGTTAATGGAGGACGGACTTTCTTCCTTATCGGCGTGGTATGCAGGAACGGGGCTGGCCGCTGAACGCATTGGCCAAGAGGACACGGGAAGTATCGTACCAGGCAAGCGTGCAGACCTCTTGTTTTGTTGCCATGATGTAATCAATAAGCCGGCTCTCTTCGACCAAAATGCCTTGGTCGAGGTCGTCAAAGATGGGGTTGGATATCGAGGGGCGATTTCCGAAATTCCTCAACGGACTTTTGGAACCACGGTGTGTGACAGTCTCGTACCTTCCTAG